A part of Paraliobacillus zengyii genomic DNA contains:
- a CDS encoding MFS transporter, with protein MVSSKVRFGILISFVTISGFSQGMLLPLLAIILEQNGVSSSVNGLHATGLYIGVLLASPFMEKPLQKLGYKPIILIGGFLVVASLAFFPIWQALWFWFILRLLVGIGDHMLHFATQTWITSTAPPERRGRIIAYYGLFFSLGFSLGPTMTRLLTIHESLPFIVAATLCFIVWSLMFFVRNEFVNTNDGIETVEMKSSIGRFIKTGKIAWVALLAPFAYGILEASLHGIFPIYGLRIGHDVNLISLVIPFFSLASLITQIPLGIASDKIGRKRMLLLVITCGILIFFIGALLEDSVVWIFVTFAGAGMFLGSLYSLGVSYMADLLPKALLPAGNIMCGIAFSLGSITGPFLGGKFIELFPNTSFFYVIIALLLIVMLAIASKKETVDVMRAS; from the coding sequence TTGGTGTCATCTAAGGTACGTTTTGGGATTTTAATTAGTTTTGTTACAATTTCCGGATTCTCACAAGGTATGTTATTACCCTTACTTGCGATTATTTTAGAACAAAACGGGGTATCATCTTCGGTAAATGGTTTACATGCTACAGGCCTTTATATTGGTGTTTTACTTGCATCACCATTCATGGAGAAACCTTTACAAAAACTAGGGTATAAACCAATTATATTAATTGGTGGATTTTTAGTAGTAGCATCACTGGCTTTCTTTCCAATTTGGCAAGCACTATGGTTCTGGTTCATTCTACGTTTATTAGTTGGAATTGGTGATCACATGTTACACTTTGCAACACAAACGTGGATTACCTCGACTGCACCACCTGAGCGTCGTGGTAGAATAATTGCCTATTATGGGTTGTTTTTTAGTCTAGGCTTCTCACTAGGTCCGACCATGACAAGATTGCTCACCATTCACGAGAGCCTTCCTTTTATTGTTGCAGCAACTCTTTGTTTTATCGTCTGGTCATTAATGTTTTTCGTTCGAAATGAATTTGTAAATACAAATGATGGGATTGAAACAGTTGAAATGAAGTCCTCCATTGGACGTTTTATCAAGACTGGTAAAATTGCTTGGGTTGCTTTATTAGCTCCCTTTGCCTATGGAATTTTAGAGGCAAGCTTACACGGTATTTTCCCTATCTATGGATTACGAATTGGACATGATGTCAATCTAATTTCTCTCGTTATCCCCTTCTTTTCATTAGCTAGTTTAATTACTCAAATTCCTTTAGGAATAGCTAGTGATAAAATAGGTAGAAAACGAATGCTACTTTTAGTAATCACTTGTGGCATCCTCATTTTCTTTATTGGTGCACTATTAGAAGACTCGGTTGTATGGATATTTGTCACGTTTGCAGGTGCTGGCATGTTCCTTGGTTCACTCTATTCACTTGGAGTCTCCTATATGGCTGATTTACTACCTAAAGCCTTATTACCCGCAGGGAATATTATGTGCGGTATTGCTTTTAGTTTAGGAAGTATTACCGGTCCGTTTCTCGGTGGAAAGTTTATTGAATTATTTCCTAATACATCGTTTTTTTATGTTATTATAGCTTTATTATTAATTGTAATGCTAGCCATTGCATCAAAAAAAGAGACAGTTGACGTTATGCGCGCATCATAA